The Henckelia pumila isolate YLH828 chromosome 2, ASM3356847v2, whole genome shotgun sequence genome includes a window with the following:
- the LOC140885242 gene encoding senescence-specific cysteine protease SAG39-like — MAFQFSKIIFLAFVCVILGMYSSLATSRTVPGGRMVERHEQWMKQYGRVYEDDVEKAKRFKIFKHNVEFIESSNLDQTKSYKLVVNEFADISNQEFRASRGGYRTRSYSPHETFSATNYYFRHENVTAIPASLDWRKKGVVTAVKNQFTCGSCWAFSAVAATEGIHGIKTGKLVSLSEQELVDCDSNKMNHGCREGYMNEAFEFIIHRGLSTEANYPYKGENGVCNNKKESSRVEKITGFEKVPSKDESALLKAVTKQPVSVAIDASGLALQFYAGGIYTAEYCGTHLNHGVTVLGYGKSEAGKKYWLVKNSWGAAWGEGGYVKFERDVGAKEGACGIAMVASYPIID; from the exons ATGGCTTTCCAATTCAGCAAAATCATTTTTCTTGCATTTGTGTGTGTAATTCTTGGGATGTATTCATCTCTAGCAACATCCAGAACCGTTCCAGGCGGAAGAATGGTGGAGAGACACGAGCAATGGATGAAACAATATGGCCGTGTATACGAAGACGACGTCGAAAAGGCGAAGCGATTCAAAATATTCAAGCACAACGTGGAGTTCATCGAATCCTCCAACCTTGACCAAACCAAGTCTTACAAACTGGTCGTCAATGAATTCGCAGATATTTCGAACCAAGAGTTCCGTGCTTCTCGTGGCGGATACAGGACTAGATCATATTCTCCCCACGAGACATTTTCGGCCACCAATTACTACTTTAGGCATGAAAATGTGACTGCAATTCCCGCAAGCCTCGACTGGAGGAAGAAAGGAGTTGTCACTGCCGTGAAGAATCAATTTACATGCG GGTCTTGCTGGGCATTTTCAGCAGTTGCAGCCACGGAAGGGATCCACGGGATTAAAACGGGGAAGCTGGTGTCATTGTCCGAACAAGAACTCGTGGATTGTGATTCCAACAAGATGAATCATGGGTGCCGCGAAGGTTATATGAACGAAGCGTTCGAATTCATAATTCATCGAGGCCTCTCGACAGAAGCCAACTATCCATACAAAGGAGAAAATGGCGTGTGTAACAACAAAAAGGAATCCTCAAGAGTGGAAAAGATCACTGGATTTGAGAAAGTGCCATCTAAAGACGAGTCGGCATTACTCAAAGCGGTGACAAAGCAACCTGTGTCTGTGGCCATTGATGCCAGTGGACTGGCTTTACAGTTTTACGCAGGCGGCATATATACGGCTGAGTACTGTGGAACTCATCTAAATCATGGTGTCACAGTTCTTGGATACGGAAAAAGCGAGGCCGGGAAAAAATACTGGCTCGTGAAGAACTCTTGGGGCGCAGCATGGGGCGAAGGGGGATACGTGAAATTCGAGAGAGATGTTGGTGCTAAGGAAGGGGCTTGCGGGATAGCCATGGTTGCCTCTTATCCAATTATTGATTAA